In the Streptomyces sp. SJL17-4 genome, ACAGCCCGGATATCCGTTCCTCCTCGACGTCCGTGTCGAGTACCGGCTGGGGCCCGAAGGGCTCACGACGGCGGTCCACGCCACCAACACCGGTACGGAGTCCGCGCCGTACGGTGTGGGGCAGCATCCCTATCTGACGGTCGGCACCGACCTCGTCGACAGCGCCCTCCTGACCGTTCCCGCCCGGTATCTCCTGCGTACCGACGACATGGGTCTGCCCGTCGGCCGTGCCCCCGTGGACGGCGGCCCGTATGACTTCCGCGCCGCCCGCCCCATCGGCGATCTGCGACTGGACACCGCCTTCACCGGGCTCGACCGCGGCCCCGACGGCCGGGCCGTCGTGAGGCTGGCGCATCCTTCCGGGCTCCGCGGTATCGATCTGTGGCTCGGCGAAGGCACCCGCTACGTACAGGTGTACACGGGTGACACCCTCGCCGAGCCCGAACGGCGGCGGCAGGGAGTCGCCGTGGAGGCGATGTCCTGTCCGCCGGACGCCTTTCGCAGCGGCACGGATCTCACGGTCCTGGAGCCGGGCGCGACGCACGTGCTCCGATGGGGCCTGAACCCCTGGGGATACTCGTGACACCGGCCATGGAGCCCCCGGCGGCTCCCGGCATGACCGCGCACGCCTTCCGGACGCTCTACGAACGTCTACGGAGCCAGGCGGCGGCGCAGCCGACGGCGAACGGCCGGTGCGGAGCACTGCGCCATCTGACCCCTGAGCGGGTGGCGGCTGCCGCCGCCGAAGTCCGCCTCGGACGCACGGTGTCGCTGTCGGCCCCGATCGAGACCGAGCCGGGACCCGACTCCCCCGAGCCCGCGACACACCGCATGACCGGGCCGGGTACGCGCGACCTCGGCTCGGCCGGGCTCCACTTCGCCACGGACAGCTTCGCCATGAACGTACACGGGGACGCGGACAGTCATCTCGACGCCCTCTGTCACGTGGTGTTCGACGGGGAGTTGTACGGCGGGGTGCCGGCGAGCACCGTGACGGCCGAGGGGGCCCGTTCGCTCTCCGTCGACCTGCTGGAGAACGGCATCGTCGGTCGGGGTGTACTGCTGGACGTCCCTCGGCTGCGGGGCGTGTCCTGGCTGGAACCGGGCGACCATGTGACCTCGGCCGACCTGGTGGCCGCAGAGGCCGCGCAGGGGGTGCACGTCGGTCCTGGTGACCTGCTGTTCGTCAGGGTGGGGCATCGCCTTCGTCGTAACGGACTCGGGCCGTGGAACGCGGCCATGGCGCGTGCGGGCCTTCACCCGACCGCCCTCGAGTTCCTGGCAGAACGTGCGGTCTCGGTCCTGGGTGGAGACGGCAACAACGACACCGCCCCCAGCGCGGTGGAGGGCATCGCCTTCCCCGTACACGTCCTGGCCGTGCAGGCCATGGGCATCCACCTCATGGACTACCTGCGGTTCGAGGACCTTGCCGCGGTCTGCGTGGGGGCAGGGCGCTGGAGCTTCCTGTGCGTGGTCGCTCCGTTGCGGTTGCCCGGAGCCACGGGCTCGCCGGTGAACCCGATCGCACTGCTATGACCAGGGGGTCCCCGGCCGCTGACCGCTCTCCGGTCGCCGTTCACACGGAGGGCGGATACGTTCGACGGGGTGGGACCGCTCGGCCCCCGCGCAGTGGGAAGACAGGGCCCGATGTCAGGTCAGGCCCGTGATCGCAAGGACGGTGGTCGTCGTGGGCGACGCCCCTCACTACGACGTCATCATCATCGGTACCGGCGCCGGCGGCGGCACCCTCGCCCATCGGCTCGCCCCGTCCGGCAAACGCGTCCTCCTCATCGAACGCGGGGGCCGTCTGCCGCGTGAGCGCGACAACTGGGACTCGACGGCCGTCTTCGTCAAGGGCAAGTACCGGGCACCGGAGTTCTGGATCGACCGGGACGGGAACGAGTTCCCGCCGGAGGTCAACTACTACGTGGGGGGCAACACCAAGTTCTACGGTGCAGCCCTCTTCCGGCTGCGTCCCGAGGACTTCGGCGAACTCCGTCACCACGGCGGGCTGTCCCCCGCCTGGCCGATCGGGTACGAGGATCTGGAGCCGTACTACACCCAGGCCGAGCACCTCTATCTCGTCCACGGACGGCACGGCGAGGATCCCGGCGAGGGCCCCGTGAGCGCACAGTACGCACATCCGCCGGTCGAGCACGAGCCGCGCATCCAGCAGTTGAGCGACGACCTCGAGAAGCGTGGTCTGCACCCCTTCCACCTGCCGATCGGCGTCAACCTGCTTCAGGAGAACGGCGGTCGGGCCACCCACTCCAGCGTCTGCATCCGATGCGACCGGGTGGACGGCTTTCCCTGTCTGGTGCGGGGCAAGTCCGACGCCGAAGTGATCTGCGTGGAGCCCGCCCTGGAGTACCCCAACGTCGACATGGTCACGAACACGCAGGTGTTCCGCCTGGAGACCGATGCGAGTGGACGCACTGTCAGCGCGGTCGTCGGCCGGCTCCCCGACGGCTCGGAGGTCCGGTTCACGGCGGATGTGGTGGTCGTCTCCTGTGGGGCGGTCAACTCCGCGGCGCTGCTGCTGGCCTCGGCGAACGAGCACCATCCCCGTGGCCTCGCCAACAGCTCCGACGTGGTCGGCCGCTTCTACATGCGGCACAACAACCTGGCCCTGATGGCGGTGTCGAAGGAGCCCAACGACACCGCGTTCCAGAAGACCCTGGCCTTGAACGACTGGTACCTCGGTGCGGACGACTGGGACTACCCTCTGGGCGGCATCCAGATGCTGGGGAAGTCGGACGCCGAGCAGATCCACGGTGAGGCCCCCAGGTGGGCCGGTGCGGTCACACCGGACATGCCATTCGAGGTGCTGGCACATCACGCCGTCGATTTCTGGCTGTGCGGTGAGGACCTCCCGCTGGCCGACAACCGGGTCACCCTCGACGGCGACGCACGTATCCATCTCGCTCTCGACGAGAAGAACAACGTCGAGGGCCTGAAGCGGCTGAGGCACAAGCTGCAGGGGATGCTCGGCCATCTGGGGATGCACGAGCACCACCTGCTGTCCCACAGCATCTATCTGCACAAGGGAATGCCGATCGGTGCGACGGCCCATCAGGTCGGCACGGTTCGCTTCGGCAGCGACCCGGCCGCTTCCGCGCTGGACCTCAACTGCAAGGCCCACGACCTCGACAACCTGTACGTCGTGGACACGAGCTTCTTCCCGAGCATCGGCGCGGTCAACCCCTCCTTGACGGCCATCGCCAATGCCCTGCGGGTCGGAGACCACCTCCTGGCCCGGCTGAACTGAGGCCGAGGCCCGCTGGCCCGACCGGGTGAAGATGGCCGACCCAACGGCCCAACGGTGCTGCTCCGGGCATGCCGCTCGCCCCGCCCGGTGATTGCGTGACTCCGCAGCCGGGCGGACCGGAGCCGCGCAGCCAGGAGGCAGAGCATCATGGAGTCCACCGTCGAAGCACCCCGTGGCGTCATCCGGACAGATCTGCTGAAGGGCCAGAAGGCGCTGGTCACCGGCGCCAATTCGGGCATCGGCAAGGCCACGGCCATCGGTCTGGGCCGGGCGGGCGCGGATGTGGTCGTGAACTACGTGGCAGGCCGTGAGGCCGCCGAGGAAGTGGTCCGGGAGATCACCTCGTTCGGGGTGCGCGCGGCCGCCTACGAAGCGGACGTGTCCCAGGAGGACCAGGTCACTGCCATGATGGACCGGATGGTCCAGGAGTTCGGGACGATCGACATCATGGTCGCCAACGCCGGTCTGCAGCGCGATGCCCGGCTCACCGACATGACGCTGGCGCAGTGGCAGAAGGTCATCGACGTCAACCTCACCGGGCAGTTCCTGTGTGCGAGGGAGGCGACCAAGGAGTTCCGGCGCCGTGGAGTCGTCCCCGAAGTGTCCCTCGCGGCCGGGAAGATCATCTGCATGAGTTCGGTGCACCAGCTCATCCCGTGGTCCGGCCACGTCAACTACGCCTCTTCCAAGGGCGGCGTGCAGATGATGATGCAGACCCTTGCGCAGGAGCT is a window encoding:
- a CDS encoding GMC family oxidoreductase — translated: MGDAPHYDVIIIGTGAGGGTLAHRLAPSGKRVLLIERGGRLPRERDNWDSTAVFVKGKYRAPEFWIDRDGNEFPPEVNYYVGGNTKFYGAALFRLRPEDFGELRHHGGLSPAWPIGYEDLEPYYTQAEHLYLVHGRHGEDPGEGPVSAQYAHPPVEHEPRIQQLSDDLEKRGLHPFHLPIGVNLLQENGGRATHSSVCIRCDRVDGFPCLVRGKSDAEVICVEPALEYPNVDMVTNTQVFRLETDASGRTVSAVVGRLPDGSEVRFTADVVVVSCGAVNSAALLLASANEHHPRGLANSSDVVGRFYMRHNNLALMAVSKEPNDTAFQKTLALNDWYLGADDWDYPLGGIQMLGKSDAEQIHGEAPRWAGAVTPDMPFEVLAHHAVDFWLCGEDLPLADNRVTLDGDARIHLALDEKNNVEGLKRLRHKLQGMLGHLGMHEHHLLSHSIYLHKGMPIGATAHQVGTVRFGSDPAASALDLNCKAHDLDNLYVVDTSFFPSIGAVNPSLTAIANALRVGDHLLARLN
- a CDS encoding cyclase family protein, yielding MTAHAFRTLYERLRSQAAAQPTANGRCGALRHLTPERVAAAAAEVRLGRTVSLSAPIETEPGPDSPEPATHRMTGPGTRDLGSAGLHFATDSFAMNVHGDADSHLDALCHVVFDGELYGGVPASTVTAEGARSLSVDLLENGIVGRGVLLDVPRLRGVSWLEPGDHVTSADLVAAEAAQGVHVGPGDLLFVRVGHRLRRNGLGPWNAAMARAGLHPTALEFLAERAVSVLGGDGNNDTAPSAVEGIAFPVHVLAVQAMGIHLMDYLRFEDLAAVCVGAGRWSFLCVVAPLRLPGATGSPVNPIALL
- a CDS encoding SDR family oxidoreductase, producing MESTVEAPRGVIRTDLLKGQKALVTGANSGIGKATAIGLGRAGADVVVNYVAGREAAEEVVREITSFGVRAAAYEADVSQEDQVTAMMDRMVQEFGTIDIMVANAGLQRDARLTDMTLAQWQKVIDVNLTGQFLCAREATKEFRRRGVVPEVSLAAGKIICMSSVHQLIPWSGHVNYASSKGGVQMMMQTLAQELAPEKIRVNAVAPGAIKTPINRSAWETAEAREDLLKLIPYERIGDPEDIAHAVVALASDLMDYVVGTTLYVDGGMTLFPGFATGG